One genomic region from Ornithinicoccus hortensis encodes:
- a CDS encoding MarR family winged helix-turn-helix transcriptional regulator has protein sequence MTNADPTYDSYWRPLRAVQQEMEESIAQVYAEREVVGVRPRFAYPLIRLAHTGPLTIRDLAESLEMTHSAVSQTVTAMRREGLVDTSPGPDARTRVVVLTAKGRGLVPFLEAEWRATEGAAAELDAELAVGLAEFVAALRERLAERSFTERIAARLDHPGPRAGRDATAGSSGPEGPTT, from the coding sequence GTGACAAATGCGGACCCGACCTACGACAGCTACTGGCGACCGCTGCGGGCGGTGCAGCAGGAGATGGAGGAGTCCATCGCGCAGGTCTACGCCGAGCGCGAGGTCGTGGGGGTCCGTCCGCGCTTCGCCTACCCGCTGATTCGGCTGGCGCACACCGGCCCGCTCACCATCCGCGACCTAGCCGAGAGCCTGGAGATGACCCACTCCGCGGTCAGCCAGACGGTCACGGCGATGCGGAGGGAGGGTCTGGTCGACACCAGTCCCGGTCCGGACGCGCGGACCCGGGTCGTGGTCCTCACCGCGAAGGGACGCGGGCTCGTCCCCTTCCTGGAGGCCGAGTGGCGCGCCACGGAGGGGGCCGCCGCCGAGCTGGACGCCGAGCTGGCGGTCGGCCTGGCCGAGTTCGTCGCCGCGCTCCGGGAGCGCCTCGCCGAGCGCAGCTTCACCGAGCGGATCGCCGCCCGGCTGGACCACCCTGGACCCCGTGCCGGTCGGGACGCCACGGCGGGGTCCAGCGGCCCGGAAGGCCCGACGACATGA
- the ilvA gene encoding threonine ammonia-lyase IlvA: MPVSTPTVTAQDVDAAAQRLAGLVSMTPLTRSHRLSEATGAKVLLKREDLQPVRSYKNRGAINLISQLPPEDHGKGVVCASAGNHAQGVAFGCAALEVPARVFLPRTTPRQKRDRVAEIGGEFVEVIVGGATYDEAAAAALEDSRRTGATLIPAFDHPMTIAGQGTVAREVVGVLGHAPDVLVVPVGGGGLLAGALTWLRAQPDGDRTRVVGVEPAGAASMAAALAAGEPVTLSEVDPFVDGAAVKRAGDTTFPLVRDGRAELVAIPEGRVCQEMLALYQTEGIVAEPAGALAASALDSLDLQEGQTVVAVLSGGNNDVLRYPEVVERALVHEGRKHYFLVNFPQEPGALRRFLDEVLGPDDDIALFEYAKRSNRETGPALVGIELGSADDLEPLLRRMSQSSITVERIPPDSPLFRFIL; the protein is encoded by the coding sequence ATGCCCGTTTCGACACCCACGGTCACCGCCCAGGACGTCGACGCCGCCGCCCAGCGGCTCGCCGGCCTGGTCAGCATGACGCCCCTGACCCGCAGCCACCGGCTCTCCGAGGCCACGGGGGCCAAGGTCCTGCTCAAGCGCGAGGACCTGCAGCCGGTCCGCTCCTACAAGAACCGCGGCGCGATCAACCTCATCTCGCAGCTGCCGCCGGAGGACCACGGCAAGGGCGTGGTGTGCGCCAGCGCGGGTAACCACGCGCAGGGCGTCGCCTTCGGCTGCGCCGCCCTGGAGGTGCCGGCCCGGGTCTTCCTGCCCCGCACCACGCCCCGCCAGAAGCGGGACCGGGTGGCCGAGATCGGTGGGGAGTTCGTGGAGGTCATCGTCGGGGGAGCCACCTACGACGAGGCCGCGGCGGCCGCGCTCGAGGACTCCCGCCGGACAGGCGCCACCCTGATCCCCGCCTTCGACCACCCGATGACCATCGCCGGCCAGGGCACCGTCGCCCGCGAGGTGGTCGGGGTCCTGGGTCACGCCCCCGACGTGCTCGTGGTGCCGGTCGGCGGCGGCGGGCTGCTCGCCGGGGCCCTGACCTGGTTGCGGGCCCAGCCCGACGGGGACCGGACCCGGGTCGTCGGTGTCGAACCCGCCGGGGCAGCCAGCATGGCGGCGGCGCTCGCTGCGGGCGAACCGGTCACCCTGTCCGAGGTCGACCCGTTCGTCGACGGTGCGGCGGTCAAGCGCGCCGGGGACACCACCTTCCCCCTCGTCCGGGACGGCCGCGCCGAGCTCGTCGCCATCCCCGAGGGACGCGTCTGCCAGGAGATGCTGGCGCTCTACCAGACCGAGGGGATCGTGGCCGAGCCCGCCGGCGCGCTCGCCGCCTCGGCCCTGGACTCGCTCGACCTGCAGGAGGGCCAGACGGTCGTCGCGGTACTCTCCGGCGGCAACAACGACGTGCTGCGCTACCCGGAGGTCGTGGAGCGGGCCCTGGTCCACGAGGGCCGCAAGCACTACTTCCTGGTCAACTTCCCGCAGGAGCCCGGCGCGCTCCGCCGGTTCCTGGACGAGGTGCTCGGCCCCGACGACGACATCGCGCTGTTCGAGTACGCAAAGCGCAGCAACCGGGAGACGGGCCCGGCACTGGTCGGGATCGAACTCGGGTCGGCGGACGATCTGGAGCCCCTGCTGCGGCGGATGTCCCAGTCCTCCATCACGGTCGAGCGGATCCCGCCGGACAGCCCACTGTTCCGCTTCATCCTGTAA
- a CDS encoding vWA domain-containing protein, translating to MTDPNYTHLAFLLDRSGSMQAIKQDTEGGFDAFIRSQAEQAGRCTVTLAQFDTDYEVVYSGIDIAEVAPLDLRPRGTTALLDSIGRLVQETGAWLAALPEESRPGSVLVGIMTDGLENASREWTRPAVKALIESQERDYAWTFSYLGANQDAVEVGASMGVDPSRAMTYAGEHVGAAMDAYAMSTNRLRRTMAAGQDVQAARAAAALTDEERRRAVGRV from the coding sequence ATGACCGACCCGAACTACACCCACCTCGCCTTCCTGCTCGACCGGTCCGGGTCGATGCAGGCCATCAAGCAGGACACCGAGGGCGGGTTCGACGCCTTCATCCGGAGCCAGGCGGAACAGGCCGGCCGGTGCACCGTCACGCTCGCCCAGTTCGACACGGACTACGAGGTGGTCTACTCCGGCATCGACATCGCCGAGGTCGCCCCGCTGGACCTGCGACCGCGCGGCACCACCGCCCTGCTGGACTCCATCGGCAGGCTCGTGCAGGAGACCGGCGCCTGGCTGGCCGCCCTCCCGGAGGAGTCGCGCCCCGGCAGCGTGCTCGTCGGGATCATGACCGACGGCCTCGAGAACGCCAGCCGGGAGTGGACCCGCCCGGCCGTCAAGGCCCTGATCGAGAGCCAGGAGCGCGACTACGCCTGGACGTTCAGCTATCTGGGCGCCAACCAGGACGCTGTCGAGGTCGGCGCGTCCATGGGCGTCGACCCGTCCCGCGCGATGACCTACGCCGGCGAGCACGTGGGCGCGGCGATGGACGCCTACGCGATGAGCACCAACCGGCTGCGCCGGACCATGGCGGCTGGCCAGGACGTTCAGGCTGCACGCGCCGCCGCGGCGTTGACCGACGAGGAGCGGCGCCGCGCCGTCGGTAGGGTCTGA
- a CDS encoding M50 family metallopeptidase, which yields MFREIWGAATSTQPVPDTALVVALGVVALVVVGSPVGYRLVRHLVTVVHEAGHALVAVLSGRRLTGIRLHADTSGVTVSRGRPRGPGMVATLLAGYPAPAVFALGSAWLLTRGYAVGLLWLIVASCALMLVLIRNLYGLWVVLVLGGGVGALSWLLPPGVLGWIGYLIVWGLLLAAPRSVVELARQRRGGRARTSDADQLAELTGVPGVLWVGLFAVLTTGAAAAGAWLLLTAG from the coding sequence GTGTTTCGCGAGATCTGGGGGGCGGCGACGTCCACCCAGCCGGTGCCGGACACCGCCCTCGTCGTCGCCCTCGGGGTGGTTGCCCTAGTGGTCGTCGGGTCGCCCGTGGGTTACCGCTTGGTCCGGCACCTGGTGACCGTGGTCCACGAGGCGGGTCACGCGCTGGTGGCGGTGCTCTCGGGTCGGCGGCTTACCGGGATCCGGCTGCACGCCGACACCTCGGGTGTCACGGTCTCCCGCGGCCGGCCGCGCGGTCCGGGCATGGTGGCGACCCTGCTGGCCGGCTACCCCGCTCCCGCGGTCTTCGCCCTCGGCTCTGCCTGGCTGCTGACCCGGGGGTATGCGGTCGGGCTGCTCTGGCTGATCGTCGCCTCGTGCGCACTGATGCTGGTGCTGATCCGCAACCTCTACGGGTTGTGGGTCGTCCTCGTGCTCGGTGGCGGCGTGGGCGCGCTCAGCTGGCTGCTGCCGCCCGGCGTGCTCGGGTGGATCGGCTACCTGATCGTCTGGGGGCTCCTGCTCGCCGCCCCGCGGTCGGTGGTGGAGCTGGCCCGGCAGCGACGTGGTGGGCGGGCACGCACCTCCGACGCCGACCAGTTGGCCGAGCTCACCGGCGTGCCGGGGGTGCTCTGGGTCGGGCTGTTCGCGGTCCTCACGACGGGCGCTGCGGCCGCCGGGGCGTGGTTGCTGCTCACCGCAGGCTGA
- a CDS encoding saccharopine dehydrogenase family protein, with amino-acid sequence MHPPAARPDREFDLVLLGATGFVGQLTAAHLAQAAPARLRIALAGRSAERLERLRARLPGRAGTWPLLEVEATDPRAVADLAARTVAVATTVGPYAVRGLPLARACARAGTHYADLTGELLFVHRSVEELHDLARESGARIVHACGFDSVPSDLGVWLTARQAAQDGAGGLTDTVLTVRRMRGGFSGGTIDSMRQQMIAVRAEASARRVVADPEALSGPGRPAPGVRRPHEGGVRRPGEDAARAPRRATRGLGPVRVDPDTGRWRVPFVMGGFNAPLVRRSHALAGYGAGFRYRELHDVGAGAGGAARAVAMVGALAGVGTGLSFGPTRAVLDRFLPAPGDGPSPEQRARGAFTMEIVAGTESGARYETVVGADLDPGYDGTAVMFGQAALALAAGEGSGAGVLTPATALGPFLVDRLRSRGFTLTTRPLPAG; translated from the coding sequence ATGCACCCACCCGCTGCGCGGCCCGACCGCGAGTTCGACCTGGTCCTGCTCGGGGCCACCGGCTTCGTCGGGCAGCTGACCGCGGCGCACCTGGCGCAGGCGGCTCCGGCCCGCCTGCGGATCGCACTCGCCGGACGGTCGGCCGAACGGCTGGAGCGCCTGCGCGCGCGGCTGCCCGGCCGGGCGGGGACCTGGCCGCTGCTCGAGGTGGAGGCCACCGACCCACGCGCCGTGGCGGACCTCGCCGCCCGCACCGTGGCGGTGGCCACGACCGTCGGGCCGTATGCCGTCCGTGGGCTCCCGCTAGCCCGCGCGTGTGCCAGGGCCGGCACCCACTACGCCGACCTGACCGGTGAGCTGCTGTTCGTACACCGCAGCGTCGAGGAGTTGCACGACCTGGCCCGGGAGTCCGGGGCCCGGATTGTGCACGCATGTGGCTTCGACTCGGTCCCCTCCGACCTGGGCGTCTGGCTGACCGCCCGGCAGGCGGCGCAGGACGGGGCGGGCGGACTGACCGACACCGTGCTCACCGTGCGGCGGATGCGGGGCGGCTTCTCCGGCGGGACCATCGACTCGATGCGGCAACAGATGATCGCCGTGCGCGCCGAGGCCTCGGCGCGCCGGGTCGTCGCCGACCCGGAGGCCCTGTCCGGCCCGGGTCGTCCCGCGCCGGGCGTGCGGCGCCCGCACGAGGGTGGCGTGCGGCGCCCGGGCGAGGACGCGGCGCGGGCGCCGCGGCGGGCTACCCGGGGCCTGGGGCCGGTGCGGGTCGACCCGGACACGGGCCGGTGGCGGGTGCCCTTCGTGATGGGCGGGTTCAACGCACCACTCGTGCGCCGGTCGCACGCGCTGGCCGGCTACGGCGCGGGATTCCGCTACCGGGAGCTGCACGACGTCGGCGCCGGGGCAGGGGGAGCGGCCCGCGCCGTGGCCATGGTCGGCGCGCTGGCAGGGGTCGGGACCGGGCTCTCGTTCGGACCCACCCGCGCGGTCCTCGACCGGTTCCTCCCGGCACCCGGCGACGGCCCGTCGCCCGAGCAGCGGGCCCGGGGCGCCTTCACCATGGAGATCGTCGCCGGGACGGAGTCCGGGGCACGGTACGAGACCGTCGTCGGCGCCGACCTGGACCCCGGGTACGACGGCACGGCGGTGATGTTCGGGCAGGCGGCACTGGCGCTCGCGGCCGGGGAGGGCAGTGGCGCCGGGGTGCTCACCCCCGCGACCGCGCTGGGTCCCTTCCTGGTGGATCGCCTGCGCAGTCGCGGCTTCACGCTGACCACCCGACCGCTGCCCGCGGGCTGA
- a CDS encoding ROK family transcriptional regulator: MKSSWFTALVRTSDVFELLRDGRPRTRAQLAEATGLARSTIAARVEVLMRLGLVAPYGDARSTGGRPPSLFALNPAARVVAGIDIGATHAVAVLADLSGAILGELREDLDIAQGPEVVLGWATATVERLLDGAGRPHRDLAAIGIGLPGPVEHSSGRPINPPIMPGWDRHDVPATVQRTFAVPVLIDNDVNIMALGEQQTHLPDVDDLVFIKVATGIGAGIITGGRLQRGAQGTAGDLGHVRVSSGTGVPCRCGNEGCLEAVAAGPALAARLTGAGVPARSGQDVVDLVRSGELAAIQQVRQAGRDLGEVVATMVNLINPSVVVIGGRLADAGEHLIAGIREVVYQRSLPLATEHLRIVASVAGAQAGVLGAATMAIGHVLSPEAIEVAASQIS; the protein is encoded by the coding sequence ATGAAGTCTTCGTGGTTCACTGCCCTGGTGCGCACCAGCGATGTCTTCGAGCTGCTCCGGGACGGGCGGCCCCGCACCCGGGCGCAGCTGGCCGAGGCCACCGGCCTGGCCCGCTCGACGATCGCCGCCCGGGTCGAGGTGTTGATGCGCCTCGGCCTGGTCGCGCCCTACGGGGACGCCCGCTCCACCGGGGGACGCCCGCCCTCGCTGTTCGCGCTGAACCCGGCGGCCCGGGTGGTCGCCGGGATTGACATCGGCGCCACGCACGCGGTGGCCGTCCTCGCCGACCTCTCCGGCGCCATCCTGGGCGAGCTGCGCGAGGACCTGGACATCGCGCAGGGGCCGGAGGTCGTCCTCGGCTGGGCGACGGCCACCGTCGAGCGGCTGCTGGACGGGGCGGGTCGACCGCACCGGGACCTGGCCGCGATCGGGATCGGGTTGCCCGGCCCCGTCGAGCACTCCTCCGGGCGGCCGATCAACCCGCCGATCATGCCGGGCTGGGACCGCCACGACGTCCCCGCGACGGTGCAGCGGACCTTCGCCGTCCCGGTGCTGATCGACAACGACGTCAACATCATGGCGCTCGGCGAGCAGCAGACCCACCTGCCCGACGTCGACGACCTCGTCTTCATCAAGGTGGCGACCGGCATCGGCGCCGGCATCATCACCGGCGGCCGGCTGCAACGGGGTGCGCAGGGCACGGCGGGCGACCTCGGGCACGTGCGGGTGAGCAGCGGCACCGGCGTGCCCTGCCGGTGCGGCAACGAGGGCTGCCTGGAGGCGGTCGCGGCCGGGCCCGCGCTGGCCGCCCGGCTCACCGGCGCCGGCGTCCCCGCGCGCAGCGGCCAGGACGTGGTCGACCTGGTGCGCTCCGGGGAACTCGCCGCGATCCAGCAGGTCCGGCAGGCCGGGCGCGACCTCGGGGAGGTCGTGGCCACGATGGTGAACCTGATCAACCCCTCGGTCGTCGTCATCGGCGGGCGGCTGGCCGACGCCGGGGAGCACCTGATCGCGGGGATCCGGGAGGTCGTCTACCAGCGCTCGCTGCCGCTGGCCACCGAGCACCTGCGGATCGTCGCCTCGGTCGCCGGCGCCCAGGCCGGTGTCCTCGGCGCCGCGACCATGGCGATCGGCCACGTCCTGTCCCCCGAGGCGATCGAGGTCGCCGCCTCCCAGATCTCCTAG
- a CDS encoding sugar ABC transporter ATP-binding protein, translating into MSSTVVPTASATPVPGPSVPLLRATGVTKRFFGHAVLRDVDLELYPGQVHGLVGENGAGKSTLMKVLAGVHEPDGGTVEIAGEQVRFSHPVQAQQAGLSTVFQEFNLLPDRTVAENIYLGREPRSRGLVDTARMQHDAAELLTGLGVTGLAPTRVVRSLSVAEQQIVEIAKAVSYDARIISMDEPTAALADHEVELLYAIIRRLLARDVAILYVSHRLKEIFDLCDTITVLKDGALVRTAPAADLDDASLVRLMVGRSISSFFPDPVPGTEVGEELVTLTGAGNGYVDGIDLTLRAGEIVGLAGLQGSGRTEVLEGIFGVTPFTRGTLQLGGKPARIGSPRQAIRRGLALVTEDRKAKGLSLNQSILDNALGVVRATFPGRTGTARRAMPGVLSSMQVAARGMDQEVQFLSGGNQQKVVLARWLSTHPRVVLMDEPTRGIDVGAKHSIYELMRGLAADGVGILMVSSELPEVIGMSDRILVMRDGRLAGELPAGSSEEDVLNLATGAVADGGAA; encoded by the coding sequence GTGTCGTCCACCGTCGTGCCCACCGCCTCAGCGACCCCCGTGCCGGGGCCGTCCGTGCCCCTGCTGCGGGCCACCGGGGTGACGAAGCGCTTCTTCGGTCACGCGGTGCTGCGGGACGTCGACCTCGAGCTCTACCCGGGCCAGGTGCACGGCCTCGTCGGCGAGAACGGCGCCGGCAAGTCCACCCTCATGAAGGTCCTCGCGGGCGTGCACGAGCCGGACGGGGGCACCGTCGAGATCGCCGGTGAGCAGGTCCGGTTCAGCCACCCGGTGCAGGCCCAGCAGGCCGGGCTGTCCACCGTCTTCCAGGAGTTCAACCTGCTCCCGGACCGGACCGTCGCGGAGAACATCTACCTGGGCCGCGAGCCCCGGTCGCGCGGCCTGGTGGACACCGCGCGGATGCAGCACGACGCCGCCGAGCTGCTCACCGGCCTCGGCGTCACCGGCCTCGCCCCGACCCGGGTGGTGCGCTCGCTGTCCGTGGCCGAGCAGCAGATCGTGGAGATCGCCAAGGCGGTCAGCTACGACGCGCGGATCATCTCGATGGACGAGCCGACCGCCGCCCTCGCCGACCACGAGGTCGAGCTGCTCTACGCGATCATCCGGCGGCTGCTGGCCCGGGACGTCGCGATCCTCTACGTCTCCCACCGGCTGAAGGAGATCTTCGACCTCTGCGACACGATCACCGTGCTCAAGGACGGCGCGCTGGTCAGGACCGCCCCGGCCGCCGACCTCGACGACGCGTCCCTGGTCCGGCTGATGGTCGGCCGCTCCATCTCCTCCTTCTTCCCCGACCCGGTCCCCGGGACCGAGGTGGGTGAGGAGCTGGTCACCCTCACCGGTGCGGGCAACGGGTATGTCGACGGCATCGACCTGACGCTGCGCGCCGGGGAGATCGTGGGCCTGGCCGGGCTCCAGGGATCCGGGCGCACCGAGGTGCTCGAGGGCATCTTCGGGGTCACGCCGTTCACCCGCGGCACGCTGCAGCTGGGGGGCAAGCCGGCCCGGATCGGCTCACCCCGACAGGCGATCCGGCGGGGCCTGGCGCTGGTGACCGAGGACCGCAAGGCCAAGGGACTCTCGCTGAACCAGTCGATCCTGGACAACGCGCTGGGCGTGGTCCGCGCGACCTTCCCGGGCCGGACCGGCACGGCCCGCCGGGCGATGCCCGGGGTGCTCTCCTCGATGCAGGTGGCCGCCCGCGGGATGGACCAGGAGGTCCAGTTCCTCTCCGGGGGCAACCAGCAGAAGGTGGTGCTCGCGCGCTGGCTGAGCACGCACCCACGGGTGGTGCTGATGGACGAGCCCACCCGCGGCATCGACGTCGGCGCCAAGCACAGCATCTACGAGCTGATGCGCGGCCTGGCGGCCGACGGCGTCGGGATCCTGATGGTCTCCAGCGAGCTCCCGGAGGTGATCGGCATGTCGGACCGCATCCTGGTGATGCGCGACGGACGCCTGGCCGGCGAACTCCCGGCAGGCTCCTCCGAGGAGGACGTGCTCAACCTCGCCACGGGTGCCGTCGCGGACGGTGGTGCGGCATGA
- a CDS encoding ABC transporter permease — MTDRVGRRGTPLTSTVIVYLVLALVLVLGVVLTAASGRNFFSPGNISAILTGTSILGFIAIGQTLVILAGSLDLSVPYVTSLSSLVAGVLMAGQTSNILLGVVVALLVSAAIGLVSGLVVAHWRVHGFIATLGMGLILSGYLATNYKGTAGSAPRDFRLIGATNIGPVPVSTLIMLGCAALVILLLRRTRIGHHLYAVGGNVEVARMSGLRTATPVVLAHVLCSLLAGIAGLLLLARLSVGSPTIGTQGGYDLMSIAAVVLGGTVLAGGKGNIMGTLGGVAIFAVLDNVMGVMEVNPFLKDVVRGLVIIVAVAVYARRNTDRRPARFARPSVTDAALQEAR; from the coding sequence ATGACCGATCGGGTCGGGCGCCGCGGCACGCCCCTCACCTCCACCGTCATCGTCTACCTGGTGCTGGCGCTCGTGCTCGTCCTGGGCGTGGTGCTGACCGCGGCCTCGGGGCGCAACTTCTTCAGCCCCGGCAACATCTCGGCGATCCTCACCGGCACCAGCATCCTGGGGTTCATCGCGATCGGGCAGACGCTGGTCATCCTGGCCGGCAGCCTCGACCTGTCGGTCCCCTACGTGACCAGCCTGAGCAGCCTGGTGGCCGGGGTGCTGATGGCCGGGCAGACCAGCAACATCCTGCTCGGCGTCGTCGTGGCGCTGCTCGTGTCGGCGGCGATCGGGCTGGTCAGCGGCCTGGTGGTGGCGCACTGGCGGGTGCACGGGTTCATCGCCACGCTCGGCATGGGCCTGATCCTGTCCGGCTACCTGGCGACCAACTACAAGGGCACCGCGGGGTCGGCCCCGCGCGACTTCCGGCTGATCGGCGCGACCAACATCGGGCCGGTCCCGGTCTCCACCCTGATCATGCTCGGCTGCGCGGCCCTGGTGATCCTGCTGCTGCGCCGCACCCGGATCGGCCACCACCTGTATGCCGTGGGAGGCAACGTGGAGGTCGCCCGGATGTCCGGGCTGCGGACCGCGACGCCGGTCGTGCTGGCCCACGTGCTCTGCTCGCTGCTCGCCGGCATCGCCGGCCTCCTGCTGCTGGCCCGGCTGTCCGTCGGCAGCCCCACCATCGGCACCCAGGGCGGCTACGACCTGATGTCGATCGCGGCGGTCGTGCTCGGCGGCACCGTCCTCGCCGGGGGCAAGGGCAACATCATGGGCACGCTCGGGGGCGTGGCGATCTTCGCCGTGCTGGACAACGTGATGGGCGTCATGGAGGTCAACCCCTTCCTCAAGGACGTCGTGCGCGGCCTGGTCATCATCGTGGCCGTCGCCGTCTACGCCCGCCGCAACACCGACCGCCGACCGGCCCGGTTCGCCCGCCCGTCGGTGACCGACGCCGCGCTGCAGGAGGCCCGATGA
- a CDS encoding ABC transporter permease, with amino-acid sequence MSTATTPGLGTPGLDRSGRAPLAEHQGGLGRRTVRALGTPGGAVFVLVLALLVAVIVANPNFGEPGSLIRFFGRTAPIAIAAMGQYFVIVSGEFDLSMGSVVTMQVVISGNLIGQDESKILQVMALMVGLGILVGLVNGLATTLLRVPSFIVTLGTMLALSGLVLYLTGGAATGNPVDSFRQIGRGGIRDVPVLEIIPYPAIILVVTALLAVWLMRRPFGRTLIAAGDNAETAHLSGTRVWWLKTRAFVLSSLAATVAGIILVGYAGVHPSVGRGYEFTAITAVVLGGVVLGGGRGWVLSAAAGAFALELLFTLLNFLGVASTWRDTVQGVIIILAVAAAGRAWTAGRRPKRPVPDPPAEPARHTPDSPGTPRATDPTPPAPGTTTGEN; translated from the coding sequence ATGAGCACCGCGACGACCCCGGGCCTGGGCACCCCCGGGCTGGACCGGTCCGGCCGGGCACCGCTCGCCGAGCACCAGGGCGGGCTGGGGCGGCGCACGGTGCGCGCCCTCGGCACCCCCGGCGGGGCGGTCTTCGTGCTCGTCCTGGCCCTGCTCGTCGCCGTGATCGTGGCCAACCCCAACTTCGGGGAGCCCGGCTCCCTGATCCGCTTCTTCGGCCGGACCGCACCGATCGCGATCGCCGCGATGGGCCAGTACTTCGTCATCGTCTCCGGCGAGTTCGACCTGTCCATGGGCTCGGTCGTCACCATGCAGGTGGTCATCTCCGGCAATCTGATCGGCCAGGACGAGTCCAAGATCCTGCAGGTCATGGCGCTGATGGTCGGCCTGGGGATCCTGGTCGGCCTGGTCAACGGGTTGGCCACCACGTTGCTGCGGGTGCCCAGCTTCATCGTCACCCTCGGCACCATGCTGGCGCTGTCCGGCCTGGTGCTCTACCTGACCGGCGGGGCGGCGACCGGCAACCCGGTCGACAGCTTCCGGCAGATCGGCCGCGGCGGCATCCGCGACGTGCCGGTCCTGGAGATCATCCCCTACCCGGCGATCATCCTGGTCGTCACGGCGCTGCTCGCGGTCTGGCTGATGCGCCGCCCGTTCGGCCGCACGCTGATCGCGGCCGGCGACAACGCGGAGACCGCGCACCTGTCCGGCACCCGGGTCTGGTGGCTGAAGACCCGCGCCTTCGTGCTGTCCTCGCTGGCCGCCACCGTCGCCGGGATCATTCTCGTCGGGTATGCCGGGGTGCACCCCTCCGTCGGCCGCGGCTACGAGTTCACCGCCATCACCGCCGTCGTGCTGGGTGGCGTCGTCCTCGGCGGTGGGCGCGGGTGGGTGCTGTCGGCCGCGGCCGGCGCGTTCGCCCTCGAGCTGCTCTTCACCCTGCTCAACTTCCTCGGCGTCGCCTCCACCTGGCGGGACACCGTGCAGGGCGTGATCATCATCCTCGCCGTGGCCGCTGCCGGGCGGGCCTGGACCGCCGGACGCCGCCCGAAGCGACCGGTCCCCGACCCCCCTGCCGAACCCGCTCGGCATACCCCCGACTCCCCAGGCACCCCCCGTGCCACCGACCCCACCCCGCCCGCCCCGGGCACCACCACAGGAGAGAACTGA
- a CDS encoding substrate-binding domain-containing protein, with amino-acid sequence MRRTKLVRPLAAVAALAMLAACSTDPSLDDPETSSAEAAGGGEDDAGDTGEAGEEGGGEDEGSTEEWFDQAVYDTQYEQRSATFEGDPEQPFLQYIDGPMTDTSEFASDGAKKVCFANASISNPWRQTGWITMNEQLKALQEAGVISEMETRDAQDDDNTQIADIDYFISEGDCDAFVISPNSTAAMTPAVERACETGKPVVVFDRGVETDCATTFIHPIGGFAWGIDTAEFLVDNLSEGDKVVALRILPGVDVLEHRWAAAEKIFGESGIEAVDYFTGADPTEIKKIISDELARGDVQGVWMDAGDGAVAAIEAFEDAGADYPVMTGEDEMSFLRKWEDTGLTGLAPVYSNFQWRTPLLAVEKIFAGEEVPTEWVLPQTPITEDERADYLAANDGMPDGHYAKFGGEDLPGYPQVWQERTIP; translated from the coding sequence ATGCGCAGAACGAAGTTGGTCCGCCCCCTGGCGGCCGTTGCGGCGCTCGCGATGCTCGCGGCGTGTTCCACCGACCCGTCCCTGGACGATCCCGAGACCTCCTCCGCCGAGGCGGCAGGCGGCGGGGAGGACGACGCCGGGGACACCGGAGAAGCCGGTGAGGAGGGCGGCGGCGAGGACGAGGGCTCCACCGAGGAGTGGTTCGACCAGGCCGTCTACGACACCCAGTACGAGCAGCGTTCGGCCACCTTCGAGGGCGACCCCGAGCAGCCGTTCCTGCAGTACATCGACGGGCCGATGACCGACACCTCCGAGTTCGCCTCCGACGGCGCCAAGAAGGTCTGCTTCGCCAACGCCTCGATCAGCAACCCGTGGCGCCAGACCGGCTGGATCACCATGAACGAGCAGCTCAAGGCGCTCCAGGAGGCCGGCGTGATCTCCGAGATGGAGACCCGCGACGCCCAGGACGACGACAACACCCAGATCGCCGACATCGACTACTTCATCAGCGAGGGCGACTGCGACGCCTTCGTCATCTCGCCGAACTCGACGGCCGCGATGACCCCGGCGGTGGAGCGTGCCTGTGAGACCGGCAAGCCGGTCGTGGTCTTCGACCGTGGCGTCGAGACCGACTGCGCCACCACCTTCATCCACCCGATCGGTGGCTTCGCGTGGGGCATCGACACCGCCGAGTTCCTGGTCGACAACCTGTCCGAGGGCGACAAGGTCGTGGCGCTGCGGATCCTGCCGGGCGTCGACGTGCTCGAGCACCGGTGGGCCGCCGCGGAGAAGATCTTCGGCGAGAGCGGCATCGAGGCGGTCGACTACTTCACCGGCGCCGACCCCACCGAGATCAAGAAGATCATCTCCGACGAGCTGGCCCGCGGTGACGTGCAGGGCGTGTGGATGGACGCCGGTGACGGTGCCGTCGCCGCCATCGAGGCGTTCGAGGACGCCGGGGCCGACTACCCGGTGATGACCGGGGAGGACGAGATGAGCTTCCTGCGCAAGTGGGAGGACACCGGCCTGACCGGCCTGGCACCGGTCTACTCCAACTTCCAGTGGCGCACCCCGCTGCTGGCGGTCGAGAAGATCTTCGCCGGCGAGGAGGTGCCCACCGAGTGGGTGCTCCCGCAGACGCCGATCACCGAGGACGAGCGCGCCGACTACCTGGCCGCCAACGACGGCATGCCCGACGGGCACTACGCCAAGTTCGGTGGCGAGGACCTGCCCGGCTACCCGCAGGTCTGGCAGGAGCGCACCATCCCCTGA